A genomic stretch from Desulfolutivibrio sulfodismutans DSM 3696 includes:
- a CDS encoding class I SAM-dependent methyltransferase: protein MLFEIAASNAYMSDNEKFLLSLCAASLPQGSVVVEIGAFLGGSAHIMLLASAGRIVLHSVDIEDKIPNDLRSHRNFTFHLGTGAAVASREALEVDMLFVDGDHSFRGIREDILAFWPQLRDGALVVAHDVLNMQHLGVRIFVETLLGNGNLTKPVHADTMVAARVDKRVALPAASDYVRTARKLSQVFGRPRSWIAEGVAPAVLLSKAYVDMPPPAEDLFLVGKGKRGDFVHRFLGLDYHAPIDSWEARRTDARYYVCSAFFPRIFTHLVWDVRVAPENIFDVTPQVISRWMLQDILNNKAKRLLNAYQVECERELVSGLLNLLSESEVYRMYENGFLCDLFLYLTASFPPQATI from the coding sequence ATGCTTTTTGAAATTGCGGCCTCCAACGCCTACATGAGCGACAATGAAAAATTCCTGTTGTCCCTGTGCGCGGCCAGCCTGCCGCAGGGCAGCGTCGTGGTGGAGATTGGGGCCTTTCTGGGCGGATCAGCCCACATTATGCTTTTGGCGTCCGCCGGGCGTATTGTGCTGCATTCCGTGGACATTGAGGACAAAATCCCGAATGACCTCCGCAGTCATCGGAACTTCACCTTCCACCTCGGAACAGGGGCGGCCGTCGCAAGTCGTGAGGCCCTGGAGGTGGACATGCTTTTCGTGGACGGCGACCATAGTTTTCGCGGTATCCGGGAGGATATCCTGGCCTTTTGGCCGCAGCTTCGGGATGGAGCGCTGGTCGTAGCTCACGACGTGCTGAACATGCAACACCTGGGCGTTCGCATCTTTGTGGAAACCCTTTTGGGAAACGGCAACCTGACCAAGCCGGTCCATGCCGACACCATGGTGGCGGCCCGTGTGGACAAGCGCGTGGCGCTGCCCGCCGCTTCCGACTACGTTCGGACAGCCAGGAAGCTTTCCCAAGTCTTTGGCAGGCCGAGGAGCTGGATTGCCGAGGGCGTGGCCCCCGCAGTCCTACTGTCCAAGGCGTATGTGGACATGCCGCCCCCAGCGGAGGATCTCTTCCTGGTGGGTAAGGGGAAGCGGGGCGATTTTGTCCATCGGTTTCTTGGGCTCGATTATCATGCTCCCATCGATTCCTGGGAGGCCCGCCGTACAGACGCCCGTTATTATGTATGTAGCGCCTTTTTCCCACGTATTTTCACTCATCTTGTTTGGGATGTCAGGGTTGCACCGGAGAATATTTTCGATGTTACGCCACAGGTTATCTCACGCTGGATGCTGCAGGACATTTTAAACAACAAGGCGAAGAGACTTCTAAATGCCTATCAGGTGGAATGCGAGAGGGAACTTGTTTCCGGTCTCCTTAATCTTCTCAGCGAATCCGAGGTGTACAGGATGTACGAAAACGGTTTTCTTTGCGATCTGTTTCTTTACCTGACAGCCAGTTTTCCGCCGCAGGCTACGATTTAG
- a CDS encoding glycosyltransferase family 2 protein produces the protein MDVKIYLRGHSMNDMPLQTILTSCDDFRLTEADIRFPMVSIIITSYNYARYIIQCLDSVQRQTYPNWEMIIVDDASTDGTIEILEAYVARHVDGKAIQYVRRSQNGGQMEAFREGLSRARGAFVMMLDADDVLLPDFLDNHMRVHLGKKAVAFTSSNQYQINENGEIICGDHPDHLGKGEYRYVPQQLFHDTWWAWATASSMVFRRSTLDLIMPDPGVTFRICADYYLAHFCQQVGNSILIPGIYGCYRRHGANNFSANPLLGAINAMGDFSRHPPHKDYREAMALHVLNHYDQFKPIFGHMGILIMLFRILPYKEMKDVLRNHGEKFATLKGNLLKKHKKFCSTRKYYDRSPWEERLMRIDPPQQYFVPPPPTPGRIVSTAIKKRMKRFFLGSNHEGEKHDK, from the coding sequence ATGGATGTGAAAATTTACTTGAGAGGGCATTCTATGAACGATATGCCGTTGCAAACAATACTCACTTCATGCGATGACTTTCGTCTTACAGAAGCAGATATACGTTTTCCAATGGTTTCGATTATTATTACCTCGTATAACTATGCGAGATATATTATCCAATGTCTGGATTCAGTGCAACGGCAGACCTATCCCAACTGGGAAATGATCATTGTGGACGATGCATCAACGGATGGTACGATCGAGATACTGGAAGCTTATGTGGCCAGGCATGTCGACGGCAAAGCCATACAGTATGTGCGACGTTCGCAAAACGGCGGCCAGATGGAGGCCTTCCGCGAGGGGCTCTCCCGGGCCAGGGGGGCGTTCGTTATGATGCTCGACGCGGACGACGTGCTGCTCCCGGATTTTTTGGATAACCATATGCGCGTGCATTTAGGCAAGAAGGCCGTGGCCTTCACCAGTTCCAATCAATACCAGATCAATGAAAACGGCGAGATCATTTGCGGAGATCATCCCGACCATCTAGGGAAAGGCGAATATCGTTATGTGCCCCAGCAGTTGTTCCATGATACCTGGTGGGCTTGGGCTACGGCCAGCTCCATGGTCTTTCGTCGCAGCACACTTGATCTGATCATGCCCGACCCGGGCGTCACGTTTCGCATCTGTGCGGACTATTACCTTGCACATTTTTGTCAGCAGGTGGGGAATTCCATACTTATACCTGGAATTTACGGATGCTATCGACGCCATGGTGCAAATAACTTCAGCGCAAACCCTCTTCTGGGGGCGATCAACGCAATGGGTGATTTTTCCCGCCATCCTCCACACAAGGATTATCGGGAGGCAATGGCGTTGCATGTTTTGAACCATTACGATCAATTCAAGCCCATTTTTGGCCATATGGGCATTCTGATCATGCTTTTCCGCATCCTCCCCTACAAGGAGATGAAGGATGTGTTGCGCAACCACGGAGAAAAATTTGCGACTCTGAAGGGAAACCTCCTCAAGAAGCATAAGAAATTTTGCTCCACGCGGAAATATTATGACCGTAGTCCCTGGGAAGAACGGTTGATGCGCATCGACCCTCCCCAACAGTATTTCGTCCCACCGCCTCCGACGCCGGGAAGGATTGTCTCAACGGCCATCAAGAAGCGGATGAAACGGTTCTTTCTCGGCAGCAATCATGAAGGCGAAAAGCATGATAAATAG
- a CDS encoding cytidylyltransferase domain-containing protein: MAKRPVNVGFIMARGGGSTFYRKNAYPILGRPVLAWAIDTMQRAGFIDHIYVWTEDQNLADIAEKAGAIHLERPRDMVHYYSGAWTIGQWQHLQDRQIKEHLDGEYDYIVPFNCNCIGLRPESLRAMYDALRLADEKYFRILPVCRIKSGLCMHTPTGGHLFPFWNDKDKPLGDTLLPLYRLIGVGIVHRTKANTGDVATLYHEVPEYEGFDFQSRQDIPFAEYYMQSRLDEVDGATK; this comes from the coding sequence ATGGCAAAAAGACCTGTTAATGTGGGATTCATCATGGCCAGGGGTGGCGGTTCCACATTTTACCGCAAAAACGCCTATCCCATACTCGGTCGCCCGGTGCTTGCCTGGGCTATCGATACCATGCAGCGGGCAGGATTTATAGACCATATATATGTTTGGACCGAAGACCAAAATCTTGCGGATATCGCGGAAAAGGCCGGCGCCATTCATCTCGAACGTCCTAGGGACATGGTCCACTATTATTCCGGCGCCTGGACCATTGGCCAGTGGCAGCACCTGCAGGACCGGCAGATCAAGGAACATCTGGACGGCGAATACGATTACATCGTGCCGTTCAATTGCAATTGCATCGGTTTGCGGCCTGAAAGTTTGAGGGCCATGTACGACGCCCTGCGGTTAGCGGATGAGAAATATTTCCGTATTCTTCCAGTTTGCCGCATCAAAAGTGGGCTGTGCATGCATACGCCGACTGGCGGGCATTTATTTCCGTTCTGGAATGACAAGGATAAGCCGCTGGGAGACACGTTGCTTCCATTATATCGTCTGATTGGCGTAGGCATCGTGCATCGGACAAAGGCAAATACCGGTGATGTCGCCACCCTGTACCACGAAGTTCCGGAGTACGAAGGTTTCGACTTCCAGAGCAGGCAGGATATCCCTTTTGCTGAGTATTACATGCAGTCAAGACTCGATGAAGTAGATGGGGCGACCAAATGA